TACCTTCGAACAGCACGACCGGCACCTTGGCGGCGTCCAGATCCTTCTTCACCGAGGTGGCGATGCCCTGGCCGTACGACTGCTTGTCATGCACCACGGCGACCTTCTTCGGCTTGACCTTGTTGATGATGTACTGAGCGGCTGCCGGACCTTGCTGGTCGTCACGGCCGATCGTACGGAAGATGAAGTGACGCTTCTTACCTTCGGTGAGTTGCGGTGCGGTGGCCGACGGCGTAATCATCACGACGCCTTCGTTTTCGTAGATGTCCGATGCCGGGATCGTCGAGCCCGAGCACACGTGACCGATCACGTACTTGATCTTCTGGCTGACGATCTTGTTGGCGACGGCGACAGCCTGCTTCGGCTCGCATGCGTCGTCCATGAACACGGCTTCGAGCTTGTTGCCGTTGGCGCCGCCAGCGGCGTTGACCTGTTCGATGGCGGTCAGCGCACCGGCCTTGACCATGTCGCCGTACTGGGCAACCGAACCACTGAACGGTCCGGCGATGGCGATCTTGACGGTCTCGGCGTTGGCAGCCGTTCCGAGGAGGGCGAGAGCAGCGGCGACGAACAGGGATTTGTGACGGAACTGCATTGTAGACATCTCCTTGATTTGTATTTTTTGACTACCCGGGCATGCGGTGGTCTTGATCGACTGCTGAACCTGGTCGGTATTGGATCATTCTGCCGTTGCCGGCTCGAACGATGCGCCATAGTAGCGTAATACGCTGCTCAATAGAAACAGGTATCCTGAGTCCATCCGAAACCCGCATGGATAAACGTTTTCAAAAGGGTCAAAAGAAAAAAATAAGAGTCGTCACAGTAATGCTCCGTAGTACTACGCAGATCAAAAATGTGGCGCTCGTGTCCGAATCCGGCAAATCGGGGTCACGTTGACGGATGCCGCCGGCTTGTCCATCAGGACATTTTGGATACAATCCGCGGGGCATTGAAATCCAATTTTCTTGTTTTGCTTTCAGGCGCGATATTCCGGGCGATGGTATGCGCGCGAATATATCGCCGGAATTGGCTGCATCGCCGGAATCGCCGGAATTGCCGGGATCGCCGGGATCGCCGGAATCAACGGAGTAACGAGGTAACGGAGTAACGAGGTAACGGAGTAACGGGGGAACGTGGTAACGGAATCAACGAACCCGTTCACATCGACAGCGCATGACGCTGGTTGCGCGCGCGCCGGATCAGCGCGAGAAACGCGGCGAGAATCGGTGAATCGTCGTCGCGCCGGTACATGCAGTTCAGCTCGATCAAGCGTAGGCGCTGCGACTTCAACGGCCGATACACCACGCCGGGCAGCCGCAGGTTGGCGGCCGACTCCGTCGTCACGCAAACGCCGAAGCGGCTTGCCACCAGCGCAATCGACGTCACCACGTCCTCCACCTCCTGTTCCACCCGCAACGTCACGCCCTCGGCGCGAAAGGCCGCCGCCACTTCTTCCGCAAGCCCGGGGACCGGTGCATTCGGATAGAGGATCATCCGCTCGTTATCGAGATCGGCGAGCGTGAGCGACGCGCGCTCGCACAGCGGATGTCCTTCGTAAAGCGCGACGAGAAACGGCTCCCGGTGTATCCAGTCGACCACCAGATCGGGCTCGTCCGGAATCAGCCGGTTGAAGCCAATGGCGATGCGTCGCTCGCGCAGCGCCGCGATCTGCTCGGTTTTCGACAGATTGTGCAGGCCGATCTTCACCGCCGGCCGTTCGGTATGAAAGCCCGCCAGCAAGCGTGGAATCACATTCAGAATGCCGGAGCTGAAGATGCCGACGTCGAGCCGCCCGATATACCCCTCGCCGGCCAGCCGCGTCTGCTCCTCGGCGCGGCGTGCGAGCGCCAGAATGTTGGGGACCTCGGCGAGCAGTGTCTGCCCCGCGGCGGTCAGTGTCGCGCCCTTGGGCGTGCGCACGAACAA
This is a stretch of genomic DNA from Pandoraea faecigallinarum. It encodes these proteins:
- a CDS encoding branched-chain amino acid ABC transporter substrate-binding protein; amino-acid sequence: MQFRHKSLFVAAALALLGTAANAETVKIAIAGPFSGSVAQYGDMVKAGALTAIEQVNAAGGANGNKLEAVFMDDACEPKQAVAVANKIVSQKIKYVIGHVCSGSTIPASDIYENEGVVMITPSATAPQLTEGKKRHFIFRTIGRDDQQGPAAAQYIINKVKPKKVAVVHDKQSYGQGIATSVKKDLDAAKVPVVLFEGINAGDSDYSAVITKLKSQGVDFVYFGGYHPEMGLLLRQAREQGVKATFMGPEGVGNKDVTAIAGPASEGMLVTLPADFAADPANAKLVKAFADAKRDPNGPFQMPAYTGVKLIADSIAGAKSTDSEKVAKYLHANTFDTPIGKVSYDAAGDLKSFKFVVFTWHKDATKTAAN
- a CDS encoding LysR substrate-binding domain-containing protein, with amino-acid sequence MDIKQMRYFLAVAQEGHFGRAAERLNMAQPPLTRHIHALEAQLGTPLFVRTPKGATLTAAGQTLLAEVPNILALARRAEEQTRLAGEGYIGRLDVGIFSSGILNVIPRLLAGFHTERPAVKIGLHNLSKTEQIAALRERRIAIGFNRLIPDEPDLVVDWIHREPFLVALYEGHPLCERASLTLADLDNERMILYPNAPVPGLAEEVAAAFRAEGVTLRVEQEVEDVVTSIALVASRFGVCVTTESAANLRLPGVVYRPLKSQRLRLIELNCMYRRDDDSPILAAFLALIRRARNQRHALSM